A region from the Pungitius pungitius chromosome 16, fPunPun2.1, whole genome shotgun sequence genome encodes:
- the pld2 gene encoding phospholipase D2: MASPGVIEPAAQSSTAQPLSRRRFSHDIHGISPDEIDSLMSSSEGRPFLVVHHLSEVKDEGIPFLIPGIPITCRVDNTEKHTTRSKVHVGTLYTVQLTHGHFHWSVKRKYKHFQELHRDLYKHKMMLHLLPLGRFLKDRQQLRAMSEEMPSLQGTERTRRTSSKMKYLEEYLNGLLENSFCRSDHSMLEFLSVGALSFVTDLGPKGLEGPIFKRSGGHRIQGLNCIGHHQLCFRWSRRWLVVKDSFLMYMNRDNGSIDFVLLLDPEFKVKVGRSYTDTKYGVCIENFTRSLIIRCSSYRQTHWWSHEINRLTESSDFLKVQRFEGFAPPRENTLTKWYVNGSGYFADLADALEQAKEEIFITDWWLSPEVFLKRPATDNYWRLDEILKRKAEQGVKVCVLLYKEMEMALGINSEHSKRTLMDMHPNIKVMRHPDHVASVIFMWAHHEKTVAIDQTVAFVGGIDLAFGRWDDSLYRLTDLGLSQTDNPTADAVDDGVSGGPKPTEPEKQEKQHLDDLTGNTKLWLGKDYSNFIRRDWVQLDKPFEDNIDRTQVPRMPWRDLSAAVHGKAARDVARHFIQRWNFTKIFKNKYKDGFYPYLLPKSHCTADSLSFTVPGSSKAKVQVLRSADRWSTGTNENSILNAYIHTIENSEHYIYIENQFFISCADDGKTIYNGIGDAIVNRILRAHREKKKYRVFVVVPLLPGFEGDISLGGGNAIQAILHFTYRTMCRGEHSILSRLTEVEDLWTEYITLCGLRKHAPLSQSLVTELIYVHSKTLIADDRCYIIGSANINDRSMLGNRDSEMAVFVEDEDRVLSLMGGQEYQAGPLTLALRKECFSVLVGASSDPSVNVDDPISDEFFFLGWNASAKQNVNIYEKVFKCLPTNSVHNMRQLKEYASEERLCDTDPEQAKKELKAVRGLLVHFPLKFLCEENLLPPLSTKEGMAPVGLWT, encoded by the exons ATGGCCAGCCCAGGTGTGATCGAGCCGGCGGCCCAAAGCTCGACAGCCCAACCCCTGTCCAGAAGGCGCTTTTCTCATGACATCCACGGCATTTCTCCAGACGAGATAGACAGCCTCATGTCCAGCAGTG AGGGTCGCCCTTTCCTTGTGGTGCATCATCTTTCTGAAGTAAAAGATGAGGGTATACCTTTCTTAATACCTGGCATACCTATTACATGCAGAGTGGACAACACGGAGAAACACACTACTCGCTCAAAG GTCCATGTAGGCACCCTGTATACAGTGCAGCTAACACATGGCCACTTCCATTGGTCTGTGAAGAGGAAGTACAAGCACTTCCAAGAGCTGCATCGAGACCTTTACAAGCACAAGATGATGCTTCACTTGCTGCCTCTGGGAAG ATTTTTAAAGGACAGGCAGCAGCTGAGAGCCATGTCAGAAGAGATGCCGAGCCTACAGGGAACTGAACGGACCAGGAGGACCTCCAGCAAAATG AAATACCTTGAGGAGTACCTGAATGGCCTGCTGGAGAACTCATTTTGTAGGAGTGATCACAGCATG CTGGAATTCCTCTCCGTTGGGGCTCTCTCCTTTGTGACTGACCTCGGACCGAAAGGCTT GGAGGGACCCATCTTCAAGAGGTCGGGGGGCCACCGGATCCAAGGCCTGAACTGCATCGGCCATCATCAACTCTGTTTCCGCTGGTCTCGGCGCTGGCTGGTGGTGAAAGACTCCTTCCTGATGTATATGAACCGAGACAACGGCAGCATCGACTTTGTGTTGCTGCTTGACCCAGAGTTCAAAGTGAAAGTGGGCCGTTCTTACACGGACACCAAATATGGAGTCTGCATTGAGAACTTCACTCG AAGTCTAATCATCAGATGCAGCAGCTATCGACAGACTCATTGGTGGAGTCACGAAATCAACCGGCTAACAGAATCCAGCGACTTTCTTAAAGTGCAACGCTTCGAAGGGTTCGCTCCGCCCAGAGAGAACACGCTCACTAAATG GTATGTGAACGGAAGCGGCTACTTTGCAGACCTGGCTGATGCTCTTGAACAAGCCAAGGAGGAAATCTTCATCACAGATTGGTG GCTCAGCCCTGAAGTGTTCCTAAAGAGACCAGCGACTGATAACTACTGGCGCCTGGATGAGATACTCAAACGCAAAGCT GAACAAGGGGTCAAAGTGTGTGTTCTGCTGTACAAAGAGATGGAGATGGCCCTTGGCATTAATAGTGAGCACAGCAAGAGGACTCTTATGGACATGCACCCAAACATTAAG GTGATGCGGCATCCTGACCATGTGGCCTCTGTGATATTCATGTGGGCTCACCATGAAAAGACCGTGGCTATTGACCAAACCGTAGCCTTTGTGGGGGGAATTGACCTGGCGTTTGGGAGGTGGGATGACAGCCTGTACCGGCTAACTGACCTGGGTCTGTCACAGACAGACAACCCCACAGCAGATGCAGTA GATGATGGTGTGTCCGGTGGTCCAAAAccaacagaaccagagaagcaAGAAAAGCAGCACCTTGATGACCTGACTGGTAACACTAAACTGTGGCTCGGCAAAGACTACAGTAACTTTATCAGGAGAGACTGGGTCCAACTGGACAAACCATTTGAAG ACAACATTGACCGCACTCAGGTTCCCCGCATGCCGTGGCGTGATCTGTCGGCAGCTGTTCATGGGAAAGCGGCCAGGGATGTAGCTCGCCACTTCATCCAGCGCTGGAACTTCACCAAG ATCTTCAAAAACAAGTACAAGGACGGGTTCTACCCTTACCTTCTTCCCAAGTCTCACTGCACGGCTGACTCGCTTTCGTTCACGGTGCCTGGATCCAGCAAGGCCAAAGTGCAG GTGTTGCGTTCTGCCGACCGCTGGTCGACTGGAACCAATGAGAACTCGATCCTCAACGCCTACATCCACACCATTGAGAACAGCGAGCACTACATCTACATCGAG AACCAGTTCTTCATCAGCTGTGCCGATGATGGGAAGACCATCTATAATGGGATCGGGGATGCTATTGTGAATCGAATTTTGCGTGCACACAG agagaagaagaagtacaGGGTGTTTGTGGTGGTTCCTTTGCTTCCCGGCTTTGAGGGGGACATCAGTTTAGGAGGTGGAAATGCCATCCAAGCTATTCTGCACTTCACTTACAG GACCATGTGCCGAGGGGAGCACTCTATTCTCTCAAGACTTACGGAAG tcGAGGACCTGTGGACGGAGTACATCACGCTCTGCGGCCTGAGGAAACATGCCCCGCTCTCCCAGTCGCTTGTCACAGAGCTCATCTACGTTCACAGCAAGACTCTCATTGCTGATGACCGCTGCTATATCATTG GATCAGCCAACATCAATGACCGCAGCATGCTGGGCAACAGAGATAGTGAGATGGCAGTGTTTGTGGAAGATGAAGACCGGGTCCTCTCCCTCATGGGAGGGCAGGAGTACCAGGCAGGACCCCTCACGCTCGCTCTGCGTAAAGAGTGTTTCAG CGTTCTTGTTGGCGCTTCTTCCGACCCAAGCGTCAATGTTGATGATCCAATCAGCGATGAATTCTTCTTCTTGGGCTGGAACGCATCTGCTAAACAGAATGTCAACATTTACGAAAAG GTCTTCAAATGCCTCCCCACCAACTCTGTCCACAACATGCGACAGCTGAAGGAATACGCCAGCGAGGAACGCCTCTGCGACACAGACCCGGAGCAGGCCAAAAAGGAGCTGAAGGCCGTCCGGGGGTTGCTCGTCCATTTCCCGTTGAAGTTCCTGTGTGAGGAGAACCTGCTCCCTCCACTAAGCACTAAAGAAGGCATGGCTCCGGTGGGACTGTGGACATAA